In the genome of Stomoxys calcitrans chromosome 4, idStoCalc2.1, whole genome shotgun sequence, the window GTTTCCCATTTCCAGAACGTCTATCTTTTAATATTGTTGTATTTGGATTCGAGCTTATTACAGTACGTATGATCTCTTCTGTTTCTTGTAGGTTAGCATGAAAACTGAATTTACTCGGAGGGTACGTAGACAGCATTTGATGATACCGTAGCTCTTCCATGGCTTTCTTAATGGTCGGACTATTGCCAAGTTTGAGTGATTTTACATCCGAATCAATGGGTTTAATGAAACGGACGTCTATAAGTGCCCTTGAGTGTGTTCCACCAAAAAATCGCACGTCGAACTTATTGTTTGCTAGTACCCGTATTACTTTTGCTGGCCAATAAGGAAATCCACTGTGTTTGGCATAGACTAATTCGTGGCGTTGAACACAAGGTTTCGCAAACCATATAACAGAATCCTTCTCATGAGAGTAGCGGAAGCAATCCGGGCATCGCCTTATTTCCGACAGATCATGGGCTACATCCCTTAGCAACCACTTTGTCGATTCCATTTCAGTGCTGTATGCTGtagaaagtaaataaaaataaccATTACTAAGATTCTTTGTTAACGACATATGCTACTTACGCCCAAAAAAGACACCAATATTGTGTTGTATATCTAACAAATCCACAAGAAATTCTGTTaagaatttatattcatttcgttGCATTTTACTAGCGATGTCAGTCAGACGCTTTATGGGTGAATACAACAACAAGtggtttattaaatttatttcctTCACATTGAAACGTTGAGCAGTAAGATATTCTCGGACATCGTGTGTTAACCACTCGCGATTATAAGAAAACGTATAATTTATTAAATGGCTTAATTCGTCTGATTGTAGATTGGGAGGATTGTGAAGGTTTGCTCTTTTCAAAAGACGACAACTGGTGCATAATTCAATATCCACATCATCTTCATCGCCAAGGGTtacattttcacttttataagaaatatttgaagCTGTGGTATTTGGACGCTTTCTGTTGGGAGGGCGCACTTCACCCAAACAAACAACGTCGACTTTTGATTTGCTTTCAATATCTTCGTCGATCAAAGGCTTTGGCTCTGGTTGATTTATTTGAGGCGAACAAGGATTATCATCGTTATCAGCTACCTCATGTATACTGTTTCGAGAACGAGGCTGACATACTTGCACTTGCGATGAATTCTCTCTCGTCTCATGATCTGAATCCATAGCAGTTGAACAACGAGCGGCCGTGTCAGCATCTGTTTCCGAATCAGTATCCGAGCTGAAGGCGGGTAGAcgattcttttgttttttcgaTGAAGGCACTGCATAATTCGGTCTTTCGGGATTTTTACGGAAGCATACACGATGAAAGGAACGCCAGCATTGTCCGCAATGCTCGAGCTGGCCTGGCAAATGACACTCATAGCAATACCAGTCGTGAGAAGTGTTTACTCGAACTTCGTGCGAGTTTGGCAGACGAACGCGTTTTGACTCTGGCAGAGCAGCGCGTGGTCGCGGAGAAGTGCAAACAGATGAAACAGGCATTAAAAGACCATCGCCCAAAGCGAGAACAATAGCTTCCTTGGCAGTTGCTTGAAATTAAATAGACTTGGTCAAATATCTGCAAAAACTAAAGTAAACTTAACTACTCACTTGCAGCATAGCCACCCATTTTTATTAGCGTCTCGACCAACTGGTCCACATGACATGAATCTTCTCGGCCATCCTCGACGACGTTTGATGCTCCAGGAAAACGCAGATGCATTAAAAAGTAACGCAAGCAATCAGGGTGAGCTTTTCTTGCGTTTTCAGCCATATCTATTTGGCCGCTCTCAATATCATgcatttccattaaaaaattgcaaaattgataGCTTATTTACGCATGTTTTTCTACCAGAGTTTATTGATTTCAACTttcactgtttttttttcttcataaaaaTGCCTAAACAGCTGAACGTTGCAGACAAAAAAACAAAGTATAGTTCATACAAACAAACGGCGTCCAATATGCCGCCTCCCAAAGCGATCAACAATATGGCTTGGACATCGTTATAGTAATCTCACTTCGTTTCAATTGCCgatgatatcaataaattaagcATCGACTATAACTTTATAATTTAATTCAATAATTGTTTGCTGTAAACGatttggattaaaaaaaaaatctagcaCTATGTTAATTTTCGGAGTTTTCGCCACCAGGTTTCTATTCTGTCGCCGTTGTTTTATGCAATGGCTTCGCTTCCTTTTTCCCGCTGAACAACACTGTACTGTTTTTCTAACATATGGAAGCAAACCGCCAAAATGGATATCACAGATcctcagaaaaaattaaatatactaATTGAACGCTGCCAAGAAATAAGCCAGGAGATAGGAAATATTCTTAaagataaaaaagaaaatttagaaaAGCAAGCACAGCTGAAAAAAAATCTGCAAGATGTGCAAGAAAAAGTTGAAGCCGCCCATGTGGAGGAAGCCGCCTTGGAGGATAGAATACAAGCTGGTAAACAAAAGACATAAAAGTCTTGGATGACTTACTTAAAGACATTAATCCCAATAACCATTAGCCGTAGGTGGTCCAAACGAAAACGGAAgagattttgttcaaaaaatgtGTCTTTTGCTAGGTTACCAAATGTCCAATTGTCGACTTTTGCCCTCGCCAAATGGCGGTGTTCAAAGAAAGGTAATTTGTAACTTAGTTAATGTTACTCTTTAATCCTCTACTATCTCAATACCATTTAGCTTTTGTATGCAAGTAATTGTAGTGTTACCTACAATGAATTTAATCGAATGTTGTATGAGCTCGTTGACGTGCATCCGCCTCATCCGGAATTTGCAGAGATTCGACAATTCTTGCAAGATTCGCAAGACTTAAAAGGTTTGTTGACaagtttaaaaaagtttttcgaTCAAATTACAACGGAGAATAGTGAGaacgaaattttataaaattttccaaccAAGGCCTGTATACAGAATATACTGTTTTTTTATGAAGTACTGAAGAAAATATCTGGAACTATTCTTAAAGTAAAAATAACACCTATACGAATCTAAATTATGCAGAAaatgtatatataatttttttctgtttgggCTCTTATTttcttttcgtgattttttcgaaattccagCTAGAGataatattcaatgctttctattcaaattatagcatagcaaaaaaattaaaaaagttgagcaagtgtgtgttgtcATTCAAAACACCTTGAATGGCTCATATTTCATGATTTGGGTTACGCCTTTTAACTTCATCAGcacttttgtcaaattgattatgGCGACCTACATACCTACAGACTATTTAGTACGGTGTAGAGCGCGTTTTTTTGAAACAGGTCTCAATAAGTCCTCCAAACCTCCCTAGCGCAGCAAAAGAGAAGAAAGCCTAAGTTTCTACTATTCCAATATAAACAAATCATTAATGCTAAGAACAACAAGCACATCAACATGTCAAACTCTTTTTATTTTGCACTTGAACATTCGTTGAATGTCACTGTTAGTGCTTTTTTGTTCTTATAAGAAAAGGATAAAATTCTATTTAAAATATTGTAGAAAACATTAAAATCTTGGTTCAATAAAGAAATTTATTCAATGGGACCTTATGGGTTTTAAAATTACAACGttcagaaataaaaaaaaaatataataaataaaatatatatatatatattatatatatatatatatatatatatatatatatatatatatatatatatatatatatatatatatatatatatatatatatatatatatatatatatatatatatatatatatatatatatatatatatataaaattttggtgaaattcgaccaataaaaaatttttattattaataaacgATTTGGTAGCTTGCTATAGGGACAAATTGAATAATTCAACTAAAGCGGTTATAAACCAATGCATTGAAAATCGCTAAAAAAATTCTAACTGATTTATTTCAAGTAAATAATTAACATTTTTCCTtacgtaaaaaaatttttattttgattcatAAACTGCGAATAAAAAATTAACTGtattgcattaaaatattttgtcttcttattaaaaacaaaaaactaatggTTTTTACAAAAGGAGAGGTACAGCAAAGAACCATTATACGGCTCTCAGTACAGTTtttgagtatatatatatatatatatatatatatatatatatatatatatatatatatatatatatatatatatatatatatatatatatatatattttttttttttttattgtatggGCACTGCCTAgatgaagaaaaaaatctatttaattttttttttgctgcttttttttcattgcggccaataacattttctttgaaaatgtgGCTTCAAAGTCAATAAAAAAACATTGTGTACAGGCATTTCTTTCCTTTACACCTCATACAATTGTCTTGCCTGTAAAGTGTataatcaataaatttttttatgtggcAATCAATTGTAAGGGATACCCACCTCAGCATTTCGTGCATTATGCTTCTGATAGTAAAGTTTAGGACGCCTAAATTAAAGGTggataattaaatatttaaattccaAAGCGAAGCTTTAATACACATAAATACCTTATTCAGTTTCTGGAATGACTATTCTACACTTTGGCAagtgtaaaaacaaaatttgttaaagatTAGTCTTTTTTACCAATCACATGTCATGATTCAGTGGAAAATAGatttttaagttcaaaaattatcaaagcaattaatcgtttgttaatttttttttattgatcatTACCAAGTTTAATTGATCGAATTTGGGTCAATATTTTTTGTGTAGCGCCAGCGTTTATATCCTATGTGATATGTATTGTATGTCAAGGcgaatttaaaaaggtggtctcacgcgaacaggtTAACAGACGGccgggtttgacggtattaagatgtcagatttctgtttgcattctctttgttgttatcttctttctcgcacatTTTCCGCTCATGCACGCATACGTATACAtacacgcaaacaaatttgtttgtgtgtgttggcaaaacgacgatcagcattgagaccacctttaattgtttctccATGACTGTACGTAAATAAATAGACGCTGCCTATTGACTCTTTAATTGTGTTTAGAATATCATTTTGCAAATCTGAACGGCGTTAAGGCTCTTTTTGAGCGACCAACTTTGACCTCTGTCATGCTCATGGTTcacacacaaaataaaaatttacattcAATCATGTTCGGTTTTCGCGAGCAAAATCTAATCTAATTAATCTAAACAAAGCAACAAAGAGATATAGTGACACAAACAAAACAAGAGAGTGGAGTTTTACACAACTCATTCGAGTCACTTAGCATTATAGGAAAAGTATTTGGAATATAAATTGAAGATATTTACAAAAAGAAAGCGTACAATTTTCTATAGCAAAGAATTAGGAAATTAGAAGGAatgaaatttgtgcaaaatttatggTGATTTCGTTATTATTTGAGCCTAgtttgtttggaaaaaattgacGGCGTTTTTCCGCATTGAATGGTTTCCATTTCTTTCGGAAATTTCAGCTGTTAACCGAAggtaacaaaaaaagaaaaaaataaacgtGTTAAAATTGCCAGCGAGTGAAACTACAGAACATATTGTCTGGCTACATCAAGTCATGGAAAGGAGGTTGAAAAATTCCGGGAATTTAAAGGGTCCAACAGCAACTGTGGTGCCAGCGCAATTGATAACCAAAGTCAATAGCCCAGCTTTGCATCAGCGGCAGCCCCAACATAATCATGGAACTAGACAACGTACTGCCGCAcaacagaaacaacaacaagaaccgGCGGCGGACAGCATAGCAGTGGCATCAATTATACctcaaccacaacaacaacccatGCTAACAAATCTCAGTAGCAATAATAACCACGTTACAAACGACTGTTTTAATaatattaacaacaacaacaacaaaagtgtgGAAGCGGCAGCTGCTGCCTTGCCAATTGTGGAACAACAACATCTGGCTATTCCGACTAAGGTTATCTCAACACCTCGTAATAAGAATGAAGGTAAGACGAGTTTTTTAACCCTTAAAACTTTTGCATTGTTTTTAAGTAAAGCAATGAACGCCAAAATGTGTCCTTTATTTGAAATCGGACAAAGCCAAACACCAATACTCCTCTAAATATGAGTTAAACATACTTACTGGCAGACTTGTAGGAAAGATATAGACTATCTTACAGCAATTAATCAATAATGTCTTTAAAAGAATAGATAATTTTGGCCACCCATTACTAAGTAGTAAACCACAGCAATAGGGtagaaaaaagtgaaaactGTAATAAGCAACTAGGAATGCGTATTGTCAATTTTCACAGTCATAGCAATAATCACGATTTCCTTTATTTTGCACGATTATTGTGCCCAATTGTAAAAAGTGTAGAAAGGTAAAAACATTTGTTATAACATGTCACAATACGACATgcgatttttatatttatataagaaATTGTATATAAATAAAGCCCCAGGTGTATTAAAAAACCCTTAAAGGAAAGATTGAAATAATCTTTGTTCGACTGAGCGTATTATTGGGTACTTACCACTATTGATTCTGCATAAAAGTTTAGAAGAACTCAAATCGGCTAATGAATGAggcttcaggggctcaagaagtcgtttCGTAAATTCGGTTCATATAGAGGATATATGCATCTACTATTGTCGTACCTGGGTTTTCAGTGTTTTGTTAGAAGGTGTACTTCACGTATCGAAATTGCGGCGTCGAGGGGCTCAATTAGTTAAAAAGGTGGAACGGGCAAAATGATTTCTATAACTTTTTATGGATCTTTAAGTAAAAGTGGGTGTTGGGGGCATAAACGaatttttctgccaaatttaTGTTTTAGGTTTTACAAATTCTCTCAGGGAATACATTATAGAAACGacatttttcttataaaaaagtaataatttttcaaataaaaagtaaaatttttcttaaatcttaATTTCTTGCAGAAGCAATAAATGACTTGCGGACACGCATTcctgaaattgaaaatatttttgacattCACAGTCGCATTGGAAATGGAACATTTAGCACAGTACTTTTGGGTACATTGAAAAAAGAATCGAATCTGCCTGAAAACCATAGGCGAAAATTTGCTATCAAACACCACATACCTACCAGTCATCCCGATCGTATTATGAAGGAGTTGCAGTGCATGGCTAAAATTGGGTAAGTTTTCCTTGAGAAAAATATGAGCTAATGAGGAACAAAGCTAGTCTGttgattatttttctttcaaattggTGAATGTTTAGGAAAgtctacaattaaaaatatattaaggCAAGCGAATGTTAGTTGTCGAGCATGCTAGAATAGATTGGACTGGCCAGAGTTTGtttggaatattcatgggaaatttagtttagttAGTGTAAATTGACTACATTATAAAAATAACGTTTTAAAGGGAATACTGTGCTCCTAACATAAGCCTTAATAATTTTCCATTAtatggttcaagtctggtatgtAAACTACACACGAGTATGAGAAACTTTTattcatgaaaaaaaaacttcctcTTTGAATTTGACCTAAATACctatttgtcaaaaaaaaaattcgaatacTAATTGAAAAtcggaaatttttttcacaatttctctCTTCCCTGTAGGAAAAGAAcgaaattgaaatgaatttacgTTATACATTATACATTTTTGTCCACATATATTCTTGGCCAAAGCAATAATTGAAAAGTCTATGTCGTCACTTAACAGCGTGCTATATTCTACATATTTATTTAGCCCTGTACCGAAGACGCTTCACAGTCACAGTCAAATTTCTTTTAGTTTTCTCCCCTTCTTTTTTGCATTACATATAAGCAAAGCATATGCCAAATATTACGACGAAATTATCACACAAGCCATCACAGCTTGCTGTCTTTTGTCTTAGTTTCATGAAGCCAATCGAAAACAGAGAGCTCTGCCGGGTGCCGCTTTATTACTTTCAGCCGGCAAACATGcttatatatgtttgtataaGTATGCGCTATGGTCTTCTGTTAACATGTTTCTCATGAATTCTCTTCATGCTCtttcaaaattgatttttctctTCTATAGTGTTACTAGGCGGCTTTTACAATGTACTCGTAGATATGTAACCTTAACCTTGAACTAAAggtgaaattgaaatttgtttgccGGTTCTTGGCGTATATTATTTATGTTAGTACTATATGGCATGTGAAGAGTTTTTCTATTCGTATATTACAATTGTTGACATTTCCCAAATCTTTTACCATTATAATTTCTATCAAAACTTAGGACGTGATCACATTGGAAAATATTAATACTATTTTGTGCCGTGTCATTCATGAGTCCTTTTTCGTTTATGAACCCAGAGTCCTTTTGTATCGATATGCAGAAATCAATATTTGGTTGACTGCTTTCGTTCGTTCGTAGGTATCTTGACTAGAGCGTGGGTTGTTGATTAGGTTATTTTTAGTTGCAAATGTTCCCATTTGTTCATCGTTGTGAAAACCATACAACTACTACGACCGGCCATTGCTGTGTGTGCATTTGTAATCTGTACATCGCTACTAAGAAGGCAATGAAGGCAATTCGTAGttgtacgtcatgcaaaaacgTGTATAACTGCCACCGCTACCTACGTCATGGCGCGTTTGGGCTTTTGCGTCACACAACAATATATCGTACTCTTCAAGTTGGATGCCTTCCGTTGTACACATATACCAACATAAATATTGTATATTGGGCGTATATATGTGTATTGTAATGTTATTGTAAGGCAATATCTCATGATAATGATAATTGTTGGTACACTTATTCGCGTCAATTAGTTTATTGACATTACAGTTGTTAACAAGCTCCATTTTGTtgtatataaagaaaaaaaaactcaatctAAAAGTTTGGAAGTAAACCTGAGATGAATTTTGATTGCAgtttgttaaaaaattcaaaaagccaCTGCTTTGAATTCGACTAATAAAAATCGTCCTTTATGGCTTTATTGTTACATGCGAACTTATGACATTCAAGCTCCATATAAGCTACTGCATAAATCAATCTTGTTACATGACTTGTAATAATCCTCATCCGCcacaaatcttaaccgatttttatacacCCCTCCATAGAATGGAGTATACTTATATAGTCATTCCATTGTAACTCCTCCatatattgatctgtgaccccatttatatactcttgatcgtcttggcattctaagtcgatgtagtcatgtccgtccgtcttcacAAATCACGGTAGTTGGTCGAACTCGAAGAGCTAGCCGCTCGATACTTCTTATACTGTACTTTGTTGCaaatgtaatgcaaatttgcccatgaacaggggcaaacttctctcatatcaatgagtgcagcctgATTCAAGTACAAGGTTGCCTTTtgtatttcgggattggacaacccctgtgttgcaatctgccaactgatagctctattgtaaagcttaacatttttgaggttttaCGTTCTCAGAACGTTTtaacatacgagcgctatttgtgttatttacagtactttaaaagattcatctcaacATAACTCAACAAGAGTGCATCAATGAActtcaattcaattaaatttttggctgaaGCTCCACAAGGACCATTGTTTATCGATGGTacggtgaattcaaccgaggtcgtagtgaAGGTCAATCGAGTCGATTCGAATTCGaaacaaatgcatttttgagcacttaaGACATCGATTTGAAGAGTCAACCGCCGTATATCCCTGACTTGGTACCggatgacttctttttattcccgaacgtaaaaaaataaaaagagagGACAACGTGTTTCGACACCTGAAAAAACGGTTGATGTGTTCAGAATGCATGCTTTCACAATTTGTTCAAACGCTTGTAAAggtttttacatgccatagtaactcaaaaatgtcgccagcataaggagaggaaaaccaccgctgaaaaatgtttccgATGCTCcaacaggatttgaacccaggcgtttagcgtcttaggcggacatggttaCCTCGGCGCTATGGTGTTCTCTACCATAGGTCGtttaggttcagatttggatgtagctcccatataaagaggtccttcgacttgacttagCCTGCTCCGaaaagcagcaatttttatcctatgaaagatgacattttgcacgtagtgttgcgactttcaacaatcatatcaagtatggtcaaaatcggtgtataaccttacagctcccatttttatttcttgagcccttggatgttgtaattgttatccgattttaaacgttacacgtagtgttttttatGTCTTTCAATGTACAATGTATAGACATGATACtaattgtccaaatcggtttgttaactgatatagctcccatataaacgatttgtctacagcctttaaattttttcctaatttggcagaaattttatacataaagTACACGTGTGCCCTAGAAATCAGTTGATTTTAGTGCATTTTTGGCAGAGTCAAACTTAGCACTTAGCCAAGCAGACATTCCAAACTATAGGTTGCGGTGGCCTACACTTTATTAGTTATGATTTGCTTTAAATCATTTTATATTTAGCGCTTCGCTTTGCAGCAGTTTGATCACGTAAAGATATTCATAAATGCACTCCCAT includes:
- the LOC106093050 gene encoding uncharacterized protein LOC106093050, translating into MDITDPQKKLNILIERCQEISQEIGNILKDKKENLEKQAQLKKNLQDVQEKVEAAHVEEAALEDRIQAAVGGPNENGRDFVQKMCLLLGYQMSNCRLLPSPNGGVQRKLLYASNCSVTYNEFNRMLYELVDVHPPHPEFAEIRQFLQDSQDLKGLLTSLKKFFDQITTENSENEIL
- the LOC106093010 gene encoding probable serine/threonine-protein kinase cdc7 (The sequence of the model RefSeq protein was modified relative to this genomic sequence to represent the inferred CDS: added 438 bases not found in genome assembly) is translated as MERRLKNSGNLKGPTATVVPAQLITKVNSPALHQRQPQHNHGTRQRTAAQQKQQQEPAADSIAVASIIPQPQQQPMLTNLSSNNNHVTNDCFNNINNNNNKSVEAAAAALPIVEQQHLAIPTKVISTPRNKNEEAINDLRTRIPEIENIFDIHSRIGNGTFSTVLLGTLKKESNLPENHRRKFAIKHHIPTSHPDRIMKELQCMAKIGGSNNVVGINCCIRYNESVAFIMPYLAHDRFHDFFSKMDVAEVQYYMKNLLIALRHVHRFKIIHRDVKPSNFLYNRRKRQFLLVDFGLAQQVAPSIAANAASSVQSEAKRLREHDDNHVKKSADGSAVAVTGAGEVVSGTAKRIRCTGPDLLMESGTANKSLANAVNTGTLKQSPFKK
- the LOC106093000 gene encoding zinc finger MYND domain-containing protein 11, whose translation is MEMHDIESGQIDMAENARKAHPDCLRYFLMHLRFPGASNVVEDGREDSCHVDQLVETLIKMGGYAATTAKEAIVLALGDGLLMPVSSVCTSPRPRAALPESKRVRLPNSHEVRVNTSHDWYCYECHLPGQLEHCGQCWRSFHRVCFRKNPERPNYAVPSSKKQKNRLPAFSSDTDSETDADTAARCSTAMDSDHETRENSSQVQVCQPRSRNSIHEVADNDDNPCSPQINQPEPKPLIDEDIESKSKVDVVCLGEVRPPNRKRPNTTASNISYKSENVTLGDEDDVDIELCTSCRLLKRANLHNPPNLQSDELSHLINYTFSYNREWLTHDVREYLTAQRFNVKEINLINHLLLYSPIKRLTDIASKMQRNEYKFLTEFLVDLLDIQHNIGVFFGPYSTEMESTKWLLRDVAHDLSEIRRCPDCFRYSHEKDSVIWFAKPCVQRHELVYAKHSGFPYWPAKVIRVLANNKFDVRFFGGTHSRALIDVRFIKPIDSDVKSLKLGNSPTIKKAMEELRYHQMLSTYPPSKFSFHANLQETEEIIRTVISSNPNTTILKDRRSGNGKRRKSAVISIEDDMFLGGNTTSQDSTAGSSHSTRRVVGQQNIVCPELKVSVKRLKPHQIPSSFYESSNNSISEKRTTRKSTKNTSGKDQSQGWKKMLKEIEEARKIINEYKVKNEKLQSQKQKLRETIKKQELERKIMKRKQWCYWCLSEAIYLCCFRAAYCSQICQSRHWKEGHSKECKNPNNGSNKKS